One window of the Natronomonas marina genome contains the following:
- a CDS encoding RNA-guided endonuclease InsQ/TnpB family protein yields MYYAYKYRLKPSDAHREELDHHRDICRQLYNHTLYRLNEYQDKHGELPSMTTLRSELPDLKEWWDDLSDVHSKVLQTVVERLFDNLNGLSKLKENGYTVGQLKWKPPREFRSFTYNQSGFKLDKKGGQTVLSLSKLGDIPIRLHRAIPDDATLKQVTVKKEPTGEWFATFGVELDREPPEPPENPEQCVGIDVGILKYAHDTDGTAVESLDLTDERDRLEREQRKLSRKQHGSNNYEKQRRRVAEYHADLRRKRRDFLHKLSNYYAREYDLVAVEDLNVKKMMESPSNSRNTASAAWRTFLSLLEYKCEREGTHFVAVNPRGTTKECASCGVSTDKPLWVREHSCPACGFEADRDANAAWNVLCRGLKDVGVGHSESTPVETALPVDTAVVSAKRVVEAGSPCLTEPPTAASRRG; encoded by the coding sequence ATGTACTACGCCTACAAGTATCGTCTTAAGCCGTCCGACGCCCACCGTGAGGAGTTGGATCACCACCGCGATATTTGTCGGCAACTGTATAACCACACGCTCTACCGCCTCAACGAGTACCAAGATAAACACGGCGAACTGCCGTCCATGACCACGCTTCGGTCGGAACTTCCCGATCTCAAGGAGTGGTGGGACGACCTCTCCGACGTGCACTCGAAGGTGCTCCAAACCGTCGTAGAACGGCTGTTCGACAACCTCAACGGACTCTCCAAACTCAAGGAGAACGGCTACACCGTCGGCCAACTCAAATGGAAGCCGCCACGGGAGTTCCGCAGTTTCACGTACAACCAGTCTGGCTTCAAGCTCGACAAGAAGGGCGGTCAGACTGTCCTGTCACTCTCGAAACTCGGAGATATACCGATTCGGCTCCACCGCGCCATCCCCGACGACGCGACGCTCAAACAGGTGACGGTTAAGAAGGAACCGACAGGCGAGTGGTTCGCCACCTTCGGCGTCGAACTGGACCGCGAACCGCCCGAACCACCTGAGAACCCCGAGCAGTGCGTCGGTATCGACGTAGGGATACTCAAGTACGCCCACGACACCGACGGGACCGCCGTCGAGTCGCTCGACCTCACCGATGAGCGCGACCGCTTGGAGCGCGAGCAACGGAAACTCTCGCGGAAGCAACACGGGTCGAACAACTACGAGAAGCAACGGCGACGGGTCGCGGAGTATCACGCTGACCTCCGACGCAAGCGCCGGGATTTCCTACATAAACTCTCGAACTACTACGCTCGGGAATACGACCTCGTAGCGGTCGAAGACCTGAACGTGAAGAAGATGATGGAAAGTCCGTCGAACAGCCGCAACACTGCGTCTGCTGCGTGGCGAACGTTCCTCTCGTTGCTCGAATACAAGTGCGAGCGTGAAGGAACGCACTTCGTCGCGGTCAACCCGAGAGGGACGACCAAGGAGTGCGCGTCGTGCGGCGTTTCGACCGACAAGCCGTTGTGGGTGCGTGAACACTCCTGCCCCGCCTGCGGGTTTGAGGCGGACAGGGACGCGAACGCGGCGTGGAACGTTCTTTGTCGCGGTCTAAAAGACGTAGGAGTGGGACACTCCGAATCAACGCCTGTGGAGACTGCGCTCCCTGTGGACACTGCGGTTGTGTCTGCAAAGCGTGTCGTGGAAGCAGGAAGCCCCTGCCTCACGGAGCCGCCAACGGCGGCGAGTAGGCGGGGGTAG
- a CDS encoding ORC1-type DNA replication protein, whose translation MADDDMLSWDESVFRDEHVLELDYLPEAFLHRDEQMETLKYALRPAVRGSRPLNVMARGPPGTGKTTAVQKLFDELTGASDVEVVRVNCQVDSTRYAVFSRLFEGLFEYEPPTSGISFKKLFGQITDHLVENDEVLVVALDDVNYLFYEDEASDTLYSLLRAHEAHSGAKIGVIVVSSDLDLDVIEELDSRVQSVFRPEEVYFSAYGQREIVDILDERVKRGFRDDAVGTRVLDRVAEHTADSGGDLRVGIDLLRRAGLNAEMRGSAEVSPDDVDEAYEKAKYVHLSRHLRGLSDSETALVRVLAEHDGERAGDVYDAFHERTDLGYTRYSEIINKLDQLGLIDAEYTDVEGRGRSRALSLSYDAEAILERLES comes from the coding sequence ATGGCCGACGACGACATGCTCTCGTGGGACGAGTCGGTGTTCCGCGACGAGCACGTCCTCGAACTGGACTACCTGCCGGAGGCGTTCCTGCACCGCGACGAGCAGATGGAGACGCTGAAGTACGCCCTCCGGCCCGCCGTCCGGGGCTCGCGGCCGCTGAACGTGATGGCCCGGGGACCGCCGGGGACCGGCAAGACGACCGCCGTCCAGAAGCTCTTCGACGAGTTGACCGGCGCGAGCGACGTCGAGGTCGTCCGGGTGAACTGCCAGGTCGACTCGACGAGATACGCCGTCTTCTCGCGGCTCTTCGAGGGCCTCTTCGAGTACGAACCGCCGACCTCCGGCATCTCCTTCAAGAAACTGTTCGGCCAGATTACGGACCACCTCGTCGAGAACGACGAGGTACTGGTCGTCGCCCTGGACGACGTGAACTACCTCTTCTACGAGGACGAGGCCTCGGATACCCTGTACTCGCTTTTGCGGGCCCACGAGGCCCACAGCGGCGCGAAGATAGGCGTCATCGTCGTCTCCTCGGACCTGGACCTGGACGTCATCGAGGAACTCGACAGTCGCGTCCAGTCGGTCTTCCGGCCCGAGGAGGTGTACTTCTCGGCGTACGGCCAGCGCGAAATCGTCGACATCCTCGACGAGCGGGTCAAACGTGGCTTCCGCGACGACGCCGTCGGGACCCGGGTACTGGACCGCGTCGCCGAACACACCGCCGACAGCGGCGGGGACCTCCGGGTCGGCATCGACCTGCTCCGCCGGGCCGGGCTGAACGCCGAGATGCGCGGCTCCGCCGAGGTGAGCCCCGACGACGTCGACGAGGCCTACGAGAAGGCCAAGTACGTCCACCTCTCGCGGCACCTGCGTGGCCTGTCGGACTCCGAGACCGCCCTCGTCCGCGTACTGGCCGAACACGACGGCGAGCGCGCTGGCGACGTCTACGACGCCTTCCACGAACGGACCGACCTCGGCTACACCCGCTACTCCGAGATAATCAACAAGCTCGACCAGCTGGGCCTCATCGACGCCGAGTACACCGACGTCGAGGGACGGGGGCGCTCGCGGGCGCTCTCGCTGTCATACGACGCCGAGGCGATACTCGAACGGCTCGAATCGTAG
- a CDS encoding OapC/ArvC family zinc-ribbon domain-containing protein: MPHQCTGCGRTFEDGSKEMLSGCPDCGGNKFQFRPEGTDFPDDPDPPEAAGDDDAVPEEGDASVAETVGRATTRVRDFVSSTPDEEPDPNATWPSETGEDAPGASGGDDGTDDGEIIDADARRETPEEDTAQSSARSGLASAEEVRDVGSPTEADDPDPDSTAGTDGAAGRSEGLAGGTGGPPTEDDDRIVSEPSDEEPELSELREQLNDQFESIKIVEPGQYELNLMELYDREEYIIALQENGRYVIQVPDQWIGNDIDER; encoded by the coding sequence ATGCCACACCAGTGTACCGGCTGCGGTCGGACGTTCGAGGACGGGTCCAAGGAGATGCTGTCGGGATGTCCCGACTGCGGCGGCAACAAGTTCCAGTTCCGGCCGGAGGGCACCGACTTCCCGGACGATCCGGACCCACCGGAGGCGGCCGGCGACGACGACGCGGTCCCGGAGGAGGGCGACGCCTCGGTTGCGGAGACCGTCGGCCGCGCCACGACCCGCGTCCGGGACTTCGTCTCCTCGACGCCCGACGAGGAACCGGACCCGAACGCGACCTGGCCCAGCGAGACCGGCGAGGACGCCCCCGGCGCATCGGGCGGTGACGACGGCACCGACGACGGGGAGATCATCGATGCCGACGCACGCCGGGAGACTCCCGAGGAGGACACCGCCCAGTCGAGCGCACGGAGCGGCCTCGCCTCCGCCGAGGAGGTCCGCGACGTCGGGTCCCCGACCGAGGCGGACGACCCCGACCCGGACTCGACGGCCGGAACTGACGGAGCCGCCGGTCGTAGCGAGGGACTCGCCGGCGGGACCGGCGGGCCACCGACCGAAGACGACGACCGCATCGTCAGCGAGCCCAGCGACGAGGAGCCGGAGCTCTCGGAGCTCAGAGAGCAGCTCAACGACCAGTTCGAGTCCATCAAGATCGTCGAGCCCGGCCAGTACGAACTCAACCTGATGGAGCTGTACGACCGCGAGGAGTACATCATCGCGCTCCAGGAAAACGGCCGCTACGTCATCCAGGTACCGGACCAGTGGATCGGCAACGACATCGACGAGCGCTGA
- a CDS encoding DUF2073 domain-containing protein, giving the protein MPEVTTDDDGEKLGDGIQIDMISAERMEGMRTMEKIRLILDGVHDDNIVILEEGLEPEEESKLIERTMSEINPDGFTGIEIETYPGSKSSDTGFLGRLMGNDEPNKLTVIGPANRIETLHKDETLISTLITRQ; this is encoded by the coding sequence ATGCCCGAGGTAACCACCGACGACGACGGCGAGAAACTGGGCGACGGCATCCAGATCGACATGATAAGCGCCGAGCGGATGGAGGGGATGCGGACGATGGAGAAGATCCGTCTCATCCTCGACGGCGTCCACGACGACAACATCGTCATCCTCGAGGAGGGCCTCGAACCCGAAGAGGAGTCGAAGCTCATCGAGCGGACGATGTCGGAGATCAACCCCGACGGGTTCACCGGCATCGAGATCGAGACCTATCCCGGAAGCAAGAGCAGCGACACCGGCTTCCTGGGCCGACTCATGGGCAACGACGAGCCGAACAAGCTGACCGTCATCGGCCCGGCGAACCGTATCGAGACGCTCCACAAGGACGAGACCCTCATCAGCACGCTCATCACCCGCCAGTAG
- a CDS encoding Era-like GTP-binding protein, with translation MGLLTDLKSSISRATSSLFAGSEPKRIGIYGPPNAGKTTLANRIARDWTGDAVGPESHVPHETRRARRKENVEIKRNGKSVTIDVVDTPGVTTKVDYKEFLEHDIEKDDAVRRSREATEGVAEAMHWLREDVDGVIYVLDAAEDPFTQVNTMLIGIIESQDLPVLIFANKIDLDEASVQRISNAFPQHETVPLSALEGDNMDEVYDKIAEYFG, from the coding sequence ATGGGACTGCTAACCGACCTCAAATCGAGTATATCCCGGGCGACGTCGAGCCTGTTTGCGGGGAGCGAGCCGAAACGCATCGGCATCTACGGCCCTCCAAACGCGGGCAAGACGACGCTCGCCAACCGTATCGCTCGCGACTGGACCGGTGACGCCGTGGGGCCGGAGAGTCACGTCCCCCACGAGACGCGCCGTGCGCGCCGAAAGGAGAACGTCGAAATAAAGCGGAACGGCAAGTCCGTCACCATCGATGTCGTCGACACGCCGGGCGTGACGACGAAGGTCGACTACAAGGAGTTCCTCGAACACGACATCGAGAAGGACGACGCCGTCCGTCGGTCACGGGAGGCGACCGAGGGGGTTGCCGAGGCGATGCACTGGCTGCGGGAGGACGTCGACGGCGTCATCTACGTGCTGGATGCCGCCGAAGACCCGTTCACGCAGGTGAACACGATGCTCATCGGTATCATCGAGAGCCAGGATCTGCCGGTGCTCATCTTCGCCAACAAGATCGACCTCGACGAGGCCAGCGTCCAGCGCATCAGCAACGCCTTCCCACAACACGAGACGGTGCCGCTGTCGGCGCTGGAGGGGGACAACATGGACGAAGTCTACGACAAGATAGCGGAGTACTTCGGGTGA
- a CDS encoding helix-hairpin-helix domain-containing protein, whose amino-acid sequence MEFEELESIPGVGAKTAERLAELDDPEGALAAGDVATLARAPGVSEGRAARIARAAIRHEHDDDGEFLATPRAREIYEAALELLTERAVTDYARKRLETFYPSAAASRIEEVRAFAREAVEREPTPTVLEALDGVEPLEPARDVRVRDRCLATNDAETYSAAREAVPEMSVELVEDARGIADLARGYSTVVVLDEAFAGVDVEGDVRVEPGALEDPASVVPERTLSFFARNRDRLRAAAAVHRAADLPAPGDVEAMDAALGRLNEDGTVADDESLDALEEAVADLDAAVSVAESVANDRLRAAIEERDVTIEGADLLSLVERGAGADSLLQRELSEEYAAAVEAAREHLVDALGVDDYESMARQAFGEEPTFPVEHDERAVERLREELTAARDRRAARLKRELADELREMREPAERLVENALELDVELAVARFAEDFDCTFPTFEGRGFAVDGGRSPLLDVGFEDVEPVDYGVEGAALLSGVNSGGKTSTLDLVALVVVLGQMGLPVPAERARLERFEALHYQAKTQGTLDAGAFESTLREFGSLVAGDRRRLVLVDELESITEPGASAVIIAGILEALEESDSTAVFVSHLAGEIREAADADVTVDGIEATGLEDGQLQVNRSPVKNHLARSTPELIVEKLADDEGDDLYAELLEKFDEDG is encoded by the coding sequence ATGGAGTTCGAGGAGCTGGAGAGCATCCCCGGCGTCGGCGCGAAGACGGCCGAGCGGCTGGCCGAACTCGACGACCCCGAGGGGGCGCTGGCGGCGGGCGACGTCGCCACCCTCGCGCGAGCGCCGGGCGTCAGCGAGGGGCGGGCCGCCCGCATCGCTCGCGCCGCAATCCGCCACGAGCACGACGACGACGGCGAGTTCCTCGCGACGCCGCGGGCCCGCGAGATCTACGAGGCCGCGCTGGAGCTTCTGACCGAGCGGGCCGTCACCGACTACGCGCGAAAGCGGCTGGAGACGTTCTATCCCAGCGCGGCCGCCTCCCGCATCGAGGAGGTCAGGGCGTTCGCCCGCGAGGCCGTCGAGCGGGAGCCGACGCCGACGGTCCTGGAGGCGCTGGACGGCGTCGAGCCGCTGGAGCCGGCGCGGGACGTCCGGGTCCGGGACCGCTGTCTGGCGACCAACGACGCCGAGACCTACTCGGCAGCCAGGGAGGCGGTCCCCGAGATGAGCGTCGAACTGGTCGAGGACGCCCGCGGCATCGCCGACCTCGCGCGAGGATACTCGACGGTGGTCGTCCTCGACGAGGCCTTCGCCGGCGTCGACGTCGAGGGCGACGTCCGGGTCGAACCGGGCGCACTGGAGGACCCCGCGTCGGTCGTCCCCGAGCGGACGCTGTCCTTTTTCGCCCGGAACCGCGACCGGCTTCGCGCGGCGGCGGCGGTCCACCGGGCGGCCGACCTGCCGGCACCCGGCGACGTCGAGGCGATGGACGCGGCTCTCGGCCGACTCAACGAGGACGGCACCGTCGCCGACGACGAGAGCCTCGACGCCCTCGAAGAGGCAGTCGCCGACCTCGATGCGGCCGTCTCCGTGGCCGAGAGCGTCGCCAACGACCGTCTCCGGGCGGCCATCGAGGAGCGGGACGTGACCATCGAGGGCGCGGACCTGCTGTCGCTCGTCGAGCGGGGCGCCGGCGCCGACTCGCTGCTCCAGCGCGAACTGTCCGAGGAGTACGCCGCGGCCGTCGAGGCCGCCCGCGAGCACCTCGTCGACGCCCTGGGAGTCGACGACTACGAGTCGATGGCGCGGCAGGCCTTCGGCGAGGAGCCGACCTTCCCCGTCGAACACGACGAGCGGGCGGTCGAACGGCTCCGCGAGGAGTTGACCGCCGCGCGGGACCGCCGGGCCGCCCGACTGAAACGCGAACTCGCCGACGAACTCCGCGAGATGCGCGAACCCGCCGAACGCCTCGTCGAGAACGCCCTCGAACTCGACGTCGAACTCGCGGTCGCCCGCTTCGCCGAGGACTTCGACTGCACGTTCCCGACCTTCGAGGGGCGCGGCTTCGCCGTCGATGGCGGCCGGTCGCCGCTGCTCGACGTGGGCTTCGAGGACGTCGAACCGGTCGACTACGGCGTCGAGGGCGCCGCGCTGCTGTCCGGCGTCAACAGCGGCGGCAAGACGTCGACGCTCGACCTGGTGGCGCTCGTGGTCGTGCTGGGACAGATGGGGCTGCCGGTGCCGGCCGAACGGGCCCGCCTGGAGCGCTTCGAGGCGCTACACTACCAGGCGAAGACCCAGGGGACGCTCGACGCCGGTGCCTTCGAGTCGACGCTCCGGGAGTTCGGCTCGCTCGTGGCGGGCGACCGCCGCCGACTCGTGCTGGTGGACGAACTGGAGTCCATCACCGAACCCGGAGCCAGCGCCGTCATCATCGCCGGCATCCTCGAGGCGCTCGAGGAGAGCGACTCGACGGCCGTGTTCGTCTCGCACCTAGCCGGCGAGATACGCGAGGCGGCCGACGCCGACGTGACCGTCGACGGCATCGAGGCCACCGGCCTCGAGGACGGCCAACTGCAGGTGAACCGCTCGCCGGTGAAGAACCACCTGGCACGGTCGACCCCGGAACTCATCGTCGAGAAACTGGCCGACGACGAGGGGGACGACCTCTACGCGGAACTGCTGGAGAAGTTCGACGAGGACGGATAG